ATGTAATGAGGGAAGAGGGTTCTTGCACTGGTTTGACAGCCAGGCAAGATTACCAAGAAGTTCATTCTGGCTGCAGAAATGGAAGCATGTCATCCCCACTCTCTGGAACTGGTTGCAGATCATCATTCCCACTTCCTGGAACCTGGAGCAGGTCATCCCCACTTTCCAACATGGCGAGTGGATCATCCTCACTTCTTGCTGAAGAAGGAAGACAATCACTGCCAAGCTCTCTGCCCCCTGCGACTCTGGACTTGATTGTACCCATCAGACCTTCAAAAGATCTGAATGTGGCTGACTTCTTCATGTCTCCAAACTTCCTGCAGATGGCAGAGCCCATAGTGGACAGGGCAGCTGATGTCTTCTGTTTCACATAGGCGTTAGAGACCTGAACATCATGCCAGCTCTTGGACATATTCTGTCTCAGACCCCCCAAGGCAGTGAGGCCCAACTTCCTCTTAAGCTCCCCACAGCGTCTCTCTTTGGCTACCAGCGCTTGGCGTAGAGTTATGATTTCTGCCTCCAATTTAGTGAGCTCAGATTTGAGCTCCCTTTGATGAGCTTTTGTAATATTCCCTGGCTCAGAAGTTAGGAGGGACTCATATGTGTCCACAGAGGTGTCTGTCATGGCATTTGTCATGTATTGGGAATAAAAATCTTCGTTAAGAGAGTCCAGGTCCAATTCTTGGTAGGGAAAGTCGAATTCTTGGCCAGTGGAGAAATAATCTCGGCTAGCAGAGTTGAAATCTAGGCCTGCAGGCTGAGACTCTTGGCCAGTGGGATCAGACTCTGGGCGAGATGGATCCATATCTTGGCCAGTAGAACTGGCGCCTAGCGCAGTGTAGTCCATGTCCTGGCCTGGAAAGTTGCTGCTGTGGCCTGTGGGGGTCCACTTCCGGGTGGAGCGTTGAGGGTTGTGGGGGGTGTGCAGAGGCGGGACTTCCGGCCCGGAGGGCGGGCCTCCGGGAGGCTGGAAAAGCTGGGACCTCCAGCACTCTCGTCACGGCGCTCGTGGTGGTGTTGCGCGTCCTGGGGACCTTGTGAGGTAGGTAGTGCCAAGATTATTGTCAAGAGGAGTTTCTCCTGCTACAGTGAGTGACAAGTCCTCTTTTCCAACCAAGTTGTCTGGCGCTTCATTCAGTCACCTCAGCGGTTTTCAAACTCTTGAAAATCagtttaggctcggcgcctgtagctcaagcggctagggcgccagctacgtacaccaaggctggcgggttcgaaggaggttgctgtgagctgtgacgccacagcactgtaccaagggtgacatagtgagaatgtctcaaaaaaaaaaaaaaatcactttagccTTTTGCTAACAGAAATTTATGAAAAAGTCCAATACGGAAATAACTATGGCAGAGAGGGGCAGGGAGTTCAGAATTCCTGGACTGGTCTTTTCCCCCATCTTCTCGAGCTAGAAGGGACCCTGAGAAACTCCTAGCAACACTTGTAATGTGGATATGAAGGTTCTACAGAACTTTGAGTCCAGTGGTGACTAACGTGATCTCAGTGAAGTGCCGACAGTGCCCAAGACCTGAAGGAGTGGAATTCAGAAAATGAGTAACCAGTCACAGTTGTCTGTTATTTtttgggagggagaggaggagaatgaGTACATCTGTAATAGTTTTTACAATTTAAGCTTAAAAGCAAAGACTTTTGTACTTTGAGAAGTTAGGGAAAATAAGATGTACACAAATGGACAGCATGGGTTTTCAGTTTTGCCATTGCATTTTCTACTCCCCTCATCTTTTCCCCGCCCCCCCCATCAACTCATATTTCTGAATGTGTATCTGCCCCAGTTGTGGGAGACAGTTTGCATAGTAAAGCATAACAGTCTCTCATAGTATCAACCTATCACATCCCCTATTCTACCCAGAGCTTGTAATTTATCCCGTGGAAAAATCCAGATGTCAATCTAGTGAGGACTGTGGTCAGATTTTACTTAGCTCATCATATAGCTGCCCATTCCCAGGGACTATCTCTGGGCAAGTCTTAGATTCCTGGGATTTTGTTGGATAGTTTAGTAGTTCTTGCAAACATGATCTTGTGGAACATGATATGATGCCTCAGCAAATTTCAACAATTTGCCATACTCGTGCCTTTGTGGCCATAGTGAAGCATCCAGTTGTGCATTCAGCCCTCCTTTGGATTTACATTCAATAATCCTTTCACACAACCTAGTACTGTTTATTATTGTCTTGTCCCTAGTGGTGTGCTTCCCTAGATTAAaaaaggaggattttttttttttttttgaaacatgaaCACTGATGTGGGATTTACCTATGTGTTTAAAGGTTTGAAAAGGGCAGCAAGGActccctgaagtcccagctgcttgggaggctgaggcaggagaatcgctgaagcccaagagctagaggttgctgtgagtcctgtgacatcatggcactctactgaaggcggtaaagtgagactctgtctctataaaaaaaaaataattttttttttctacattgccTGTAGAAACACTGGTGGTTTCGGGAATACTCTCAAGAGTCTGAACCAGAACTCCTTCTTTAAAAGTGAGAATGAAGGGTAAAGAAATCCCTGAATTGGTCAGCCACAATGCTTTACATGTGCTGTCCCaaccacttgagaggctgaggcagaaggattacttgaggcctgCAGTTTGGGACCATCCTGGGGCAATaagaagactccatctcttaaaaaaaattccttgaattTGGAACTTTCTCAGTTCAAAGTTAGGATTTTAAAACATCAGATTtgaatttgtgtttgtttttccttctctggaTTATTTCAGTCACTGACCTTgctgcctattttcttttttatgtgcttttccatccttcaattcaaaatatggaatgttgggcggcgcctgtggctcagtgggtagggcgcc
This region of Nycticebus coucang isolate mNycCou1 chromosome 2, mNycCou1.pri, whole genome shotgun sequence genomic DNA includes:
- the TPD52L3 gene encoding tumor protein D55; amino-acid sequence: MDYTALGASSTGQDMDPSRPESDPTGQESQPAGLDFNSASRDYFSTGQEFDFPYQELDLDSLNEDFYSQYMTNAMTDTSVDTYESLLTSEPGNITKAHQRELKSELTKLEAEIITLRQALVAKERRCGELKRKLGLTALGGLRQNMSKSWHDVQVSNAYVKQKTSAALSTMGSAICRKFGDMKKSATFRSFEGLMGTIKSRVAGGRELGSDCLPSSARSEDDPLAMLESGDDLLQVPGSGNDDLQPVPESGDDMLPFLQPE